GTGGATGAGTCAACTTCAAAAAAATATATCTCAAAAGGGGAGGAGATTGTTTCATTATTAAATGAAGGCAAATATGAAGAAGTGCATACTATGTTTGATGCTGAAATGACTGCAGGATTATCCGTAAATAAAATGCAAGACCTTACACCTATTATCAAGCAATCTGGTAAATTTGAAAAGATTGATAAATCTTCCGTTGAAGAAAAAGATGGTATTTATATTGTCATTCTCGTTGCAAAATATAGTGAGAACAATCGAGTTTTTACAATAAGTTTTAATAATAAAGATGAAGTGGCAGGATTATATATTAAGTAAAACTTCCTTTGGTGCTAGTACGATTCTTTAAGCAGGATAAAATAGTGTATATTCACAACAAGAGATATGGTTCAACGCCCCGTAAAAGCGGGGCGTATTTTTATCCACATCCAAAAGTGATTTCGAAATGAATAATGTACATAATTATTGTCCAACTTTGAATAGAGGGGACGACATATACTTCTTTACACAGGCATATGTTAGTGTAAAAGGGGGTGTCTATGGTTGAAACGTTGGTTCATATGGAGTGTAGTATTATTAGCTTGTATACTCTTAGTTGTGTATGAAACAAAAGCATCTAATCGTGGCTTCTTTATTTCAGAAACTTTAGGTGGCGTTAAAATTGTAGTAGATGCTGGACATGGCGGAATTGATGGTGGTGCATCCACATCAGAACTTGTAGAAAAAAATATAACGTTAGCAATTGCGCAAAAAGTGGAAAAGCTCTTAAAAGAAAAGGGAGCAAAAGTCGTCATGACACGCACGAAAGATGATGATGTGATCACTGAGCATCAACCGAATGCCGAATTTTCAACATTAAGAGAAAGAAAAAAAGAAGATATCTTTCTAAGAGAGA
This window of the Rummeliibacillus pycnus genome carries:
- a CDS encoding DUF3887 domain-containing protein: MKKILFVMFSVLVMLGLVGCGGNKVDESTSKKYISKGEEIVSLLNEGKYEEVHTMFDAEMTAGLSVNKMQDLTPIIKQSGKFEKIDKSSVEEKDGIYIVILVAKYSENNRVFTISFNNKDEVAGLYIK